A genomic segment from Amycolatopsis camponoti encodes:
- a CDS encoding flotillin family protein, producing MDAIGLGAGVLIAVVVLILLVLLFVVSRLFRKVPQGKALIISKVRKVDVTFTGAVVLPVLHKSEVMDISVKTIDIERTGREGLICRDNIRADIRISFFVRVNKTAEDVVKVAQAIGTERASDQGTLQELFSAKFSEALKTVGKQLDFVDLYTKRNEFRDQIIRVIGTDLNGYSLEDAAIDYLEQTPMTSLDSANILDAQGIRKITELTAIEHVRTNEFRRHEEKEITRQNVDAREAILELERRQADAEIKQRREVETMRAREEAETLKVQAEERLKSQAAQLRTDEQLGIQQQNQQREIEVAGKNRERVIAIESERIEKDRLLEVIGRERETELSRISKDKELETEKRSIAEVIRERIAVEKTVAEQEENIKKLRVVEEAQRTREAIVIRAEAEAQENLVKGIKAAEASEQAAKHKAREELTLAEARQQAAELETRAKIRLAEGIQAEEAAAGLAAAQVRERDAVALEKVGRAEAIVEREKATVVAEALRDKLKGEAEGLTEKAAALAALDSASREHEEYRLRLEAEKEIRLAALDVQRDVAEAQATVLSVGLEKADIDIVGGETMFFDRIVGSIGLGKSVDGFVQHSDVVQSLARPYLDGSASFTDDLAKLIGAVSTEDVKNLTLSAFLAKQLQAGGPDSDKLRELMTTAQQLGLAETSVATVVAAKQ from the coding sequence ATGGATGCCATCGGCCTGGGTGCCGGCGTGTTGATCGCCGTCGTGGTGCTGATCCTCCTGGTGCTGTTGTTCGTCGTGAGCCGGCTGTTCCGGAAGGTGCCGCAGGGCAAGGCGCTGATCATCTCCAAGGTGCGCAAGGTCGACGTCACCTTCACCGGCGCCGTCGTGCTGCCCGTGCTGCACAAGTCCGAGGTCATGGACATCTCGGTGAAGACGATCGACATCGAGCGCACCGGCCGGGAAGGCCTGATCTGCCGGGACAACATCCGCGCCGACATCCGGATTTCGTTCTTCGTGCGGGTCAACAAGACGGCCGAGGACGTGGTGAAGGTCGCGCAGGCGATCGGCACCGAACGCGCGAGCGACCAGGGAACCCTGCAGGAGCTGTTCAGCGCGAAGTTCTCCGAGGCGTTGAAAACCGTCGGCAAGCAGCTCGACTTCGTCGACCTCTACACCAAGCGCAACGAGTTCCGCGACCAGATCATCCGCGTCATCGGCACCGACCTGAACGGGTACAGCCTCGAAGACGCGGCGATCGACTACCTCGAGCAGACGCCGATGACCTCGCTCGACTCGGCGAACATCCTGGACGCGCAAGGTATTCGCAAGATCACCGAGCTGACGGCGATCGAGCACGTGCGCACCAACGAGTTCCGCCGCCACGAAGAGAAAGAAATCACGCGCCAGAACGTGGACGCCCGCGAGGCGATCCTCGAACTGGAGCGGCGCCAGGCCGACGCGGAGATCAAGCAGCGTCGCGAAGTCGAGACCATGCGGGCGCGCGAAGAAGCGGAAACCCTCAAGGTGCAGGCCGAGGAGCGGCTCAAGTCGCAGGCCGCGCAGCTGCGCACCGACGAGCAGCTCGGCATCCAGCAGCAGAACCAGCAGCGTGAAATCGAGGTCGCCGGCAAGAACCGCGAACGCGTCATCGCCATCGAGTCCGAGCGGATCGAAAAGGACCGCCTGCTCGAAGTGATCGGCCGCGAGCGCGAGACCGAGCTTTCCCGGATCTCGAAGGACAAGGAACTCGAAACGGAGAAGCGGTCGATCGCCGAGGTGATCCGCGAACGGATCGCCGTCGAGAAGACCGTCGCGGAGCAGGAAGAGAACATCAAGAAGCTGCGCGTGGTCGAAGAGGCCCAGCGCACCCGCGAGGCCATCGTGATCCGCGCCGAAGCCGAAGCGCAGGAGAACCTGGTCAAGGGCATCAAGGCCGCCGAGGCGTCGGAGCAGGCCGCCAAGCACAAGGCGCGCGAGGAGCTGACCCTCGCCGAGGCGCGCCAGCAGGCCGCCGAGCTGGAGACGCGGGCCAAGATCCGGCTCGCCGAAGGCATCCAGGCCGAAGAGGCCGCCGCGGGTCTCGCCGCCGCGCAGGTCCGGGAGCGTGACGCGGTCGCGCTGGAGAAGGTCGGCCGCGCCGAGGCGATCGTCGAACGCGAGAAGGCGACCGTGGTCGCCGAGGCGCTGCGCGACAAGCTGAAGGGCGAGGCCGAGGGTCTCACCGAGAAGGCCGCCGCCTTGGCTGCCCTCGACAGCGCGAGCCGCGAGCACGAGGAGTACCGGCTGCGGCTGGAAGCGGAGAAGGAGATCCGGCTGGCCGCGCTCGACGTGCAGCGTGACGTCGCCGAGGCGCAGGCGACGGTGCTCAGCGTCGGGCTGGAGAAGGCCGACATCGACATCGTCGGCGGCGAGACCATGTTCTTCGACCGGATCGTCGGCTCGATCGGCCTCGGCAAGAGCGTCGACGGCTTCGTGCAGCACTCCGACGTCGTCCAGTCGCTCGCGCGGCCCTACCTCGACGGGTCGGCCAGCTTCACCGACGACCTCGCCAAGCTGATCGGCGCGGTGAGCACCGAAGACGTGAAGAACCTGACGCTGTCGGCTTTCCTGGCGAAGCAGCTGCAGGCCGGCGGGCCGGACAGCGACAAGCTCCGTGAGCTGATGACCACGGCGCAGCAGCTCGGCCTCGCCGAGACCTCGGTCGCCACCGTCGTCGCCGCGAAGCAGTGA
- a CDS encoding DNA repair ATPase, with the protein MTAAETELDAGTYDVLRVRLAAQAAELAKRADELNARRLEVFGSAQLALVGTERIRTANNCVPRDIVAVDGRMLFGYNVFIGLKPETAVDDVFSLQRFSHDENAFRFDDVSAQDLPELLRDEQFGRDFGELYRYYRQAKLLQLRRLDGKLLAVFQIGPRTEDIRVLRWGVAPDGAVSYLDNRGERDHVFPPSHDFEWVETTREDHVLGRHPHISIEDEVFVETVGGNLTVKVENNTETGAGVYAEPVDEPLQSLADAEVSYARIGPLILLRMLPYKETTYRYLVFNTRTQDVVRLDGIGQACQRLPEDHGIIFPGGYYLDTGVSKTFDTTVDGLEFERVIRSPNGEDVLYVFHARAEGRSLLLPYNVIRKEVANPIPCHGYSLFDDGTMILFRALSDEPSRVHPMQVWRTPFQSDTYAASQPAGTGPLERVGNADLVRGISDCLSITRMIGDMAPSAAVFEALITACARVFDHYHWLGETELGDLRSPLSDVRVTAEQVLDEFETVTSLTAQAAEAVDTAAAETASLVRRVRGEALNAADAWVRRLAEMHRARGRLVTVRELRYADTARVDELIAGLDREFSEAAQRAVRFLQGEEAFTGYHAEVDGLIAAAGAIKTVAEAVPVAEQLDEQSAGLEVLTDVVGGLDIADAVVRTKILERVGEVIGAVNRARATLDARRKELLETEGRAEFAAEFALLAQAITGGLAVADTPERCDEQLGRLLLQLENLESRFGEFDDFLTSLGEKRTDVYEAFSSRKQALLDERARRADRLVESAGRILGSVTRRVGSLGSVDEINTYFAADPMVSKLRSVVEDLRALGDQVRAEELEGRVKAARQEAGRALRDRLDLYGDGGETIRLGRHTFAVNTQDIDLTLVPHEGTMKFAITGTDYRAPVRDAAFEATRPYWDQLLVSESPEVYRAEYLATSILAERPAAELVEADLLEVVRRVAGERYDEGYARGVHDHDAAAILAALLRLRSAAGLLRYPPAARAAAQLFWAFGADDRTKGAWTTRAASLARVREAFGDTPALDQLARELGDAITAFTNGLGLEAEFAGEYLVEELAVAPPGFVTSGGARAVLDKFRLDRRSFAEDLGSLDDLADRYQLADAWLRSFVDSVGLPAEELPEAVAIELCELPRYDSSATLTTTVDGLLGAHPRITGRSVTLRLDEVLARTHRFRRDRVPGFRAYQRLRNELVAAERDRLRLAEYQPKVMSAFVRNRLLDEVYLPLIGDNLAKQLGATGDARRTDQSGLLLLISPPGYGKTTLMEYVASRLGLVFVKVNGPALGHDVTSVDPADAPNATARQEVEKISFALEQGNNVLLYLDDIQHTSPELLQKFISLCDAQRRMEGVWEGRTRTYDLRGKRFAVCMAGNPYTEQGKRFRIPDMLANRADVWNLGDVLSGKEDLFALSYVENSLTSNPVLAPLVSRERSDVDVLVRMARGDGSVRADQLSQAYSATELEQILAVLWKLLRVQRTVLANNQAYIASAAQADASRTEPPFQLQGSYRNMTKLAERIVPALNDAELEALIDDHYAGEAQTLTSGAEANLLKLAELRGRLSEEQARRWADVKAAYLRAQALGGGGEDPMSRAVGAVGLLADRVGAVETAIGRAAQRLVREEA; encoded by the coding sequence GTGACGGCGGCCGAAACGGAGCTGGACGCGGGCACGTATGACGTGCTCCGCGTCCGGCTGGCCGCCCAGGCCGCCGAGCTGGCGAAACGCGCGGACGAGCTCAACGCGCGCCGGCTCGAGGTCTTCGGCAGCGCGCAGCTCGCGCTGGTCGGCACCGAACGCATCCGCACCGCCAACAACTGCGTGCCCCGGGACATCGTCGCGGTCGACGGCCGGATGTTGTTCGGCTACAACGTCTTCATCGGGCTCAAGCCCGAGACGGCCGTCGATGACGTCTTTTCGCTGCAGCGCTTCAGCCACGACGAAAACGCGTTCCGGTTCGACGACGTGAGCGCGCAGGACCTGCCCGAGCTGCTGCGGGACGAGCAGTTCGGGCGGGACTTCGGCGAGCTGTACCGGTACTACCGCCAGGCGAAGCTGCTGCAGCTGCGCCGGCTGGACGGGAAGCTGCTCGCGGTGTTCCAGATCGGCCCGCGCACCGAAGACATCCGGGTGCTGCGGTGGGGCGTCGCGCCCGACGGCGCGGTGTCCTACCTGGACAACCGCGGTGAGCGTGACCACGTCTTTCCGCCGTCGCACGATTTCGAGTGGGTCGAAACCACGCGCGAGGACCACGTCCTCGGCCGGCACCCGCACATCTCGATCGAGGACGAGGTGTTCGTCGAGACCGTCGGCGGCAACCTGACGGTCAAGGTCGAAAACAACACCGAGACCGGCGCCGGCGTCTACGCCGAGCCGGTCGACGAGCCGCTGCAGAGCCTCGCCGACGCCGAGGTCTCCTACGCCCGGATCGGCCCGCTGATCCTGCTGCGCATGCTGCCGTACAAGGAAACCACCTACCGCTACCTGGTCTTCAACACGCGCACCCAGGACGTCGTGCGGCTCGACGGCATCGGGCAGGCGTGCCAGCGGCTCCCCGAGGACCACGGCATCATCTTCCCCGGCGGCTACTACCTCGACACCGGCGTCAGCAAGACGTTCGACACCACTGTGGACGGTCTCGAGTTCGAGCGCGTGATCCGCTCGCCCAACGGCGAGGACGTGCTGTACGTCTTCCACGCGCGAGCCGAGGGACGCTCGCTCCTGTTGCCGTACAACGTGATCCGCAAGGAGGTCGCCAACCCGATCCCGTGCCACGGGTACTCGCTGTTCGACGACGGCACGATGATCCTGTTCCGCGCGCTGTCCGACGAACCGAGCCGCGTGCACCCGATGCAGGTGTGGCGGACGCCGTTCCAGTCGGACACCTACGCCGCGTCGCAGCCGGCCGGCACCGGGCCGCTGGAGCGGGTCGGGAACGCCGACCTCGTCCGCGGGATCTCGGACTGCCTGTCGATCACCAGGATGATCGGGGACATGGCGCCCTCGGCGGCGGTGTTCGAGGCGCTGATCACCGCGTGCGCCCGGGTCTTCGACCACTACCACTGGCTCGGCGAGACCGAGCTGGGTGACCTGCGCTCGCCGCTGTCCGACGTCCGCGTCACCGCCGAGCAGGTGCTGGACGAGTTCGAGACGGTCACCTCGCTGACCGCGCAGGCGGCCGAGGCCGTCGACACCGCGGCGGCCGAGACCGCGTCGCTCGTGCGGCGGGTGCGGGGTGAGGCGCTCAACGCGGCGGACGCGTGGGTGCGGCGCCTGGCCGAGATGCACCGGGCGCGCGGGCGCCTGGTCACCGTGCGGGAGCTGCGGTACGCCGACACCGCCCGCGTGGACGAGCTGATCGCCGGGCTGGATCGCGAGTTCTCCGAGGCCGCGCAGCGGGCCGTGCGGTTCCTGCAGGGCGAGGAGGCGTTCACCGGCTACCACGCCGAAGTCGACGGGCTCATCGCGGCGGCGGGCGCGATCAAGACCGTCGCCGAGGCCGTCCCGGTCGCCGAACAGCTCGACGAGCAGTCCGCCGGCCTGGAGGTGCTCACCGACGTCGTGGGCGGGCTGGACATCGCCGACGCCGTCGTCCGGACGAAGATCCTGGAGCGCGTCGGCGAGGTGATCGGCGCGGTCAACCGGGCCCGGGCCACGCTCGACGCGCGCCGCAAGGAACTCCTGGAGACCGAGGGCCGGGCGGAGTTCGCGGCCGAGTTCGCGCTGCTCGCGCAGGCCATCACGGGCGGGCTCGCGGTCGCGGACACCCCGGAGCGCTGCGACGAGCAGCTGGGCCGGCTGCTGCTGCAGCTGGAGAACCTCGAATCGCGGTTCGGGGAGTTCGACGACTTCCTGACTTCGCTCGGGGAGAAGCGCACCGACGTCTACGAGGCGTTCTCCTCGCGCAAGCAGGCACTGCTCGACGAGCGGGCGCGCCGCGCGGACCGGCTGGTCGAATCGGCCGGGCGCATCCTCGGCAGCGTGACGCGCCGGGTCGGTTCGCTCGGCTCGGTCGACGAGATCAACACCTACTTCGCGGCTGATCCGATGGTCTCGAAGCTGCGCAGCGTCGTCGAAGACCTGCGTGCGCTCGGCGACCAGGTCCGCGCCGAAGAGCTCGAAGGCCGCGTGAAGGCCGCCCGCCAGGAGGCCGGCCGGGCCCTGCGCGACCGGCTGGACCTCTATGGCGACGGCGGCGAGACGATCCGCCTCGGCCGCCACACCTTCGCCGTCAACACCCAGGACATCGACCTGACACTGGTGCCGCACGAAGGCACGATGAAGTTCGCGATCACCGGCACCGACTACCGGGCGCCGGTGCGCGACGCCGCGTTCGAGGCGACCCGGCCGTACTGGGACCAGCTGCTGGTCTCGGAGTCGCCGGAGGTCTACCGGGCCGAGTACCTCGCGACGTCGATCCTCGCCGAACGACCGGCGGCCGAGCTGGTCGAAGCCGACCTCCTGGAAGTCGTGCGGCGCGTGGCGGGGGAGCGGTACGACGAGGGGTACGCGCGCGGGGTGCACGACCACGACGCCGCCGCGATCCTGGCGGCCCTGCTGCGCCTGCGGTCCGCCGCCGGCCTGTTGCGCTACCCGCCCGCGGCCCGTGCGGCGGCTCAGCTGTTCTGGGCCTTCGGCGCCGACGACCGGACCAAGGGCGCGTGGACGACGCGGGCAGCGTCGCTCGCGCGGGTGCGGGAGGCGTTCGGCGACACTCCCGCGCTGGACCAGCTGGCGCGGGAACTCGGGGACGCCATCACGGCGTTCACCAACGGCCTCGGGCTCGAGGCCGAGTTCGCCGGGGAGTACCTGGTCGAGGAGCTGGCCGTCGCCCCGCCCGGGTTCGTCACCAGCGGTGGCGCGCGGGCGGTGCTGGACAAGTTCCGGCTCGACCGGCGCAGCTTCGCCGAAGACCTGGGTTCGCTCGACGACCTGGCGGACCGGTACCAGCTCGCCGACGCGTGGCTTCGGTCCTTTGTGGACTCGGTCGGGCTGCCGGCCGAGGAGCTGCCCGAGGCCGTCGCGATCGAACTGTGCGAACTCCCGCGGTACGACTCGTCGGCGACGCTGACGACCACTGTGGACGGTCTGCTCGGCGCGCACCCGCGGATCACCGGGCGGTCGGTGACGCTGCGGCTGGACGAGGTGCTGGCCCGGACGCACCGGTTCCGCCGTGACCGCGTGCCGGGGTTCCGCGCCTACCAGCGGCTGCGCAACGAGCTCGTCGCGGCCGAACGCGACCGGCTCCGGCTGGCCGAGTACCAGCCGAAGGTGATGAGCGCCTTCGTGCGCAACCGGCTGCTCGACGAGGTCTACCTGCCGCTGATCGGCGACAACCTGGCCAAGCAGCTCGGCGCGACCGGGGACGCCAGGCGCACCGACCAGTCCGGCCTGCTCCTGCTGATTTCGCCGCCGGGGTACGGCAAGACGACGCTCATGGAGTACGTCGCCAGCCGCCTCGGACTGGTCTTCGTGAAGGTCAACGGGCCGGCGCTGGGCCACGACGTCACCTCGGTGGATCCCGCGGACGCGCCCAACGCGACCGCGCGGCAGGAGGTCGAAAAGATTTCCTTCGCGCTGGAACAGGGCAACAACGTGCTGCTGTACCTCGACGACATCCAGCACACGTCGCCGGAGCTGCTGCAGAAGTTCATCTCCCTGTGCGACGCGCAGCGGCGGATGGAAGGCGTGTGGGAGGGCCGCACGCGGACCTACGACCTGCGCGGCAAGCGGTTCGCGGTGTGCATGGCCGGCAACCCGTACACCGAGCAGGGCAAGCGGTTCCGCATCCCCGACATGCTCGCCAACCGCGCGGACGTGTGGAACCTCGGCGACGTACTGTCCGGCAAGGAAGACCTCTTCGCGCTGAGCTACGTCGAGAACTCGCTGACGTCGAACCCCGTGCTGGCCCCGCTCGTCTCGCGGGAGCGGTCCGATGTGGACGTCCTGGTGCGGATGGCGCGCGGCGACGGTTCCGTGCGCGCCGACCAGCTTTCGCAGGCGTATTCGGCGACGGAGCTGGAGCAGATCCTCGCGGTGCTCTGGAAGCTCCTGCGGGTGCAGCGGACCGTGCTGGCGAACAACCAGGCCTACATCGCCTCGGCGGCGCAGGCGGACGCGTCACGCACGGAACCGCCGTTCCAGCTGCAGGGTTCGTACCGGAACATGACCAAGCTGGCCGAGCGGATCGTGCCCGCGCTGAACGACGCGGAACTCGAGGCCCTGATCGACGACCACTACGCGGGCGAGGCGCAGACGCTGACTTCGGGCGCCGAAGCCAACCTGCTCAAGCTGGCCGAGCTGCGGGGACGCCTGTCCGAAGAGCAGGCCCGGCGGTGGGCCGACGTCAAGGCCGCGTACCTGCGGGCGCAGGCGCTGGGCGGCGGCGGCGAGGATCCGATGAGCCGCGCGGTCGGCGCGGTGGGCCTGCTGGCCGACCGGGTGGGCGCGGTCGAAACCGCCATCGGACGTGCGGCGCAACGGCTGGTGCGTGAAGAAGCGTGA
- a CDS encoding SigE family RNA polymerase sigma factor — MADYEDFVRAHLPRLLRYATMLTGEREQAADLVQDVLVKAYRRWSRVSDAEHPDRYVLRMVTNDYLSWRRSRSARLIAVGDPPDEARPDDFASDHAAREDMWQRLARLPRRQRAVVVLRYYEQLADADIADLLGCAQATVRAHARKALTTLRHGLSIDRMAQAKES, encoded by the coding sequence ATGGCTGACTACGAGGACTTCGTCCGGGCGCACCTGCCGCGGTTGCTGCGCTACGCGACGATGCTGACCGGGGAGCGGGAACAGGCCGCCGACCTGGTGCAGGACGTGCTGGTCAAGGCGTACCGACGGTGGTCGCGGGTCAGCGACGCCGAGCACCCCGACCGTTATGTCCTGCGGATGGTGACCAACGACTACCTGTCCTGGCGGCGCAGCCGGTCGGCGCGGCTGATCGCCGTGGGCGACCCGCCGGACGAGGCGCGGCCGGACGACTTCGCGTCGGACCACGCGGCACGTGAGGACATGTGGCAGCGCCTGGCGCGGTTGCCCCGGCGCCAGCGCGCGGTCGTGGTGCTCCGGTACTACGAGCAGCTCGCCGACGCCGACATCGCCGACCTGCTGGGCTGCGCCCAGGCCACCGTGCGGGCCCACGCCCGCAAAGCCCTGACGACCCTGCGACACGGCCTGAGCATCGACCGGATGGCCCAGGCGAAGGAGAGCTGA
- a CDS encoding SDR family NAD(P)-dependent oxidoreductase, with protein sequence MTARKLITTPFTATSTADDVLAGVDLGGVRAIVTGAASGIGAETARALAAAGAEVTLAVRNTAAATAGPRSRVARLDLADPASVRRFTQAWDGPLHLLVNNAGIVTGGPACTAQGWELQFATNHLGHFALATGLHAALVRGAADRGEARIVSVSSTAHMRAGIDFTDLHFTRRAYDPQIAYAQSKTANSLFAVEATRRWAADGIFTNTVNPGGVATGLQRNFTPAQKRSLAAAEAAGVFAYKTVGQGAATSVVAAVAPQFAHTGGHYLDDAQEAYTVPDDAELADHPHGVKEWALDPATAERLWKVSANLTRN encoded by the coding sequence ATGACCGCGCGAAAGCTCATCACCACGCCGTTCACCGCCACCAGCACCGCGGACGACGTGCTGGCGGGCGTCGACCTCGGGGGCGTCCGCGCGATCGTCACCGGGGCGGCGTCCGGCATCGGCGCGGAAACCGCTCGCGCACTCGCCGCCGCGGGGGCCGAGGTGACCCTGGCCGTCCGGAACACCGCCGCCGCGACCGCGGGGCCCCGTTCGCGGGTCGCCCGGCTCGACCTCGCCGACCCGGCGTCCGTCCGCCGGTTCACGCAAGCGTGGGACGGGCCCCTGCACCTCCTGGTGAACAACGCGGGCATCGTCACCGGCGGGCCGGCCTGCACCGCGCAGGGCTGGGAGCTGCAGTTCGCGACGAACCACCTCGGCCACTTCGCTCTGGCCACGGGTCTGCACGCGGCGCTGGTCCGCGGCGCCGCGGACCGCGGCGAGGCCCGGATCGTCTCGGTCAGCTCGACGGCGCACATGCGCGCCGGCATCGACTTCACCGACCTGCACTTCACCCGCCGCGCCTACGACCCCCAAATCGCGTACGCGCAATCGAAAACGGCGAACTCGCTGTTCGCGGTCGAAGCAACCCGCCGCTGGGCGGCCGACGGGATCTTCACGAACACCGTCAACCCCGGCGGAGTCGCGACCGGACTGCAACGGAACTTCACCCCGGCACAGAAACGATCCCTCGCCGCGGCCGAAGCCGCGGGCGTCTTCGCCTACAAGACGGTCGGACAGGGAGCGGCGACGAGCGTCGTCGCGGCGGTCGCGCCCCAGTTCGCCCACACCGGCGGTCACTACCTCGACGACGCGCAAGAGGCGTACACCGTGCCGGACGACGCCGAACTCGCCGACCACCCGCACGGGGTGAAGGAATGGGCCCTCGACCCGGCCACCGCGGAACGCCTCTGGAAGGTGTCGGCGAACCTGACCCGGAACTGA
- a CDS encoding TetR/AcrR family transcriptional regulator — MSVSEAPDATETGRRDAVLESALLTFARHGYRKTSMEEVARAARISRPGLYFLFASKQDLFRAAVTRAIERDLAAAEEILADPGKPLRERLAGAFDRWAGRYVGPMSRDVPAVIEQNPDLLGPITRTAPKRFEELVVAAVGGKAATGVAQTLISASVGVKHQVETREAYLGRMTTAIGLLVP, encoded by the coding sequence ATGTCCGTTTCCGAAGCTCCGGACGCCACCGAGACCGGTCGTCGTGACGCGGTGCTCGAGTCGGCGCTGCTGACGTTCGCCCGGCACGGGTACCGGAAGACCTCCATGGAGGAGGTCGCGCGCGCGGCCCGGATCTCCCGGCCGGGCCTGTACTTCCTGTTCGCGTCCAAACAGGACCTGTTCCGGGCGGCGGTCACCCGGGCGATCGAGCGGGACCTCGCCGCGGCCGAGGAGATCCTCGCCGACCCCGGAAAGCCGTTGCGGGAGCGGCTGGCCGGCGCGTTCGACCGGTGGGCCGGCCGCTACGTCGGGCCGATGAGCCGCGACGTCCCGGCGGTGATCGAGCAGAACCCGGACCTGCTCGGGCCGATCACCCGCACGGCCCCGAAGCGGTTCGAAGAGCTCGTCGTCGCCGCGGTGGGCGGGAAGGCCGCGACGGGTGTCGCGCAGACCTTGATCAGCGCGTCGGTCGGGGTGAAGCACCAGGTGGAAACCCGGGAGGCGTATCTCGGCCGCATGACCACCGCGATCGGCCTCCTCGTCCCCTGA
- a CDS encoding aldo/keto reductase, with the protein MHYRTLGRTGIKVSPYALGAMMFATSFGNPDPDDSARMIHKALDAGINFVDTADAYGDSEEVVGKALRGRRDDVVLATKFGRQVGDDPHHQGASRRWIVTAVENSLRRLGVDHIDLYQLHRTDPATDVEETLSALTDLLRAGKIRAIGTSQSLASDIVEAQWVAERSGLARFRAEQAAYSLLNRGVEREVLPLAERFGMGTLIWGPLGQGLLTGRVRKGERNDLRRTHLLKHLTDERRLDVVEQLVPLAAEAGLPMTHLAMAFVIAHPGVTSALLGPRTMPQLDDLLAGVEVRLTDDVLDRIDEIVPPGTNIGTLDQNYQPPAVHDAGLRRRPLAERAAA; encoded by the coding sequence ATGCACTACCGCACCCTCGGCCGGACCGGGATCAAGGTCAGCCCGTACGCGCTCGGCGCGATGATGTTCGCGACCTCCTTCGGCAATCCCGACCCGGACGACTCCGCCCGCATGATCCACAAGGCACTGGACGCGGGGATCAACTTCGTCGACACCGCCGACGCCTACGGCGATTCCGAAGAGGTCGTCGGCAAAGCGTTGCGGGGCCGCCGCGACGACGTCGTGCTCGCCACCAAGTTCGGCCGTCAGGTCGGTGACGATCCGCACCACCAAGGCGCGTCCCGGCGCTGGATCGTCACCGCCGTCGAGAACTCGTTGCGGCGCCTGGGGGTCGACCACATCGATCTCTACCAGCTGCACCGCACCGACCCCGCGACGGACGTCGAGGAAACGCTTTCCGCACTGACCGACCTGCTCCGCGCCGGCAAGATCCGCGCGATCGGCACGTCCCAGAGCCTCGCGTCCGACATCGTCGAGGCCCAGTGGGTCGCCGAACGGAGCGGCCTGGCGCGGTTCCGCGCCGAGCAGGCGGCATACTCCCTCCTCAACCGCGGCGTCGAACGCGAAGTGCTGCCGCTGGCCGAGCGCTTCGGCATGGGCACGCTGATCTGGGGCCCGCTCGGCCAGGGCCTGCTCACCGGGCGCGTCCGCAAGGGCGAGCGGAACGACCTGCGCCGGACGCACCTGCTCAAGCACCTCACCGACGAACGCCGGCTCGACGTCGTCGAGCAGCTCGTTCCACTGGCCGCCGAAGCCGGCCTGCCGATGACCCACCTCGCGATGGCCTTCGTCATCGCCCACCCCGGCGTCACCAGCGCGCTGCTCGGCCCGCGGACCATGCCCCAGCTCGACGACCTGCTGGCCGGCGTCGAGGTCCGGCTCACCGACGACGTCCTCGACCGCATCGACGAAATCGTGCCGCCCGGCACCAACATCGGCACGCTCGACCAGAACTACCAGCCGCCGGCCGTGCACGACGCGGGCCTGCGCCGCCGCCCGCTCGCCGAGCGCGCCGCAGCCTAG
- a CDS encoding TetR/AcrR family transcriptional regulator has translation MTQETRRRRADAQRNVEALIEAARTVFDTSGVDAPAKEITDLAGVGVGTLYRHFPQRSDLVKAVVRTGIDAVADAGPELSAAHPPERALSLWIDRFVELLGTKRGLASALHSGDPAFEGLPGYFMERLVPTLTALLDAAVADGAIRDDLGAEDLLYAITLLCQPVPGREPGHGRRLVAVLVDGLRYGAG, from the coding sequence GTGACCCAGGAGACCCGGCGGCGGCGCGCCGACGCCCAGCGCAACGTCGAGGCCTTGATCGAGGCGGCGCGGACGGTCTTCGACACCTCTGGCGTCGATGCCCCGGCGAAAGAGATCACCGACCTCGCCGGAGTCGGCGTCGGCACGCTGTACCGGCACTTCCCCCAGCGCTCGGACCTGGTCAAGGCCGTCGTGCGGACCGGAATCGACGCCGTCGCCGACGCCGGCCCCGAGCTGAGCGCCGCCCATCCGCCGGAGCGGGCGCTTTCGCTCTGGATCGACCGGTTCGTCGAGCTCCTCGGGACCAAGCGCGGGCTCGCCTCGGCCCTGCACTCGGGTGATCCGGCGTTCGAAGGGCTGCCCGGCTACTTCATGGAGCGGCTGGTTCCCACGCTCACGGCCCTGCTCGACGCGGCGGTCGCCGACGGCGCGATCCGCGACGACCTCGGCGCCGAGGACCTCCTGTACGCGATCACGTTGTTGTGCCAGCCCGTTCCCGGCCGCGAGCCGGGGCACGGCAGGCGCTTGGTCGCCGTCCTCGTCGACGGCCTCCGCTACGGCGCCGGCTGA